The Streptomyces sp. Je 1-332 genome has a window encoding:
- a CDS encoding mandelate racemase/muconate lactonizing enzyme family protein, producing the protein MRDDAPRTEASDARPKVRPTRRDMLKLSAVGLGGLSLGAMAFHPIEEQVDYVSQKVNRASKPSQLKITDMRVAVLDGVPFSSPIVRISTNQGISGYGEVRDDADKRYALELKSRLLGENPCNVEMLFKRIKQFGNHGRRGGGVSGVEMALWDLAGKAYGVPVFQMLGGAYRRKIRLYTDTPESENPKVYARRMKERVDKGFTFLKMDLGLELVAKTKGTIVGESYWDGNLGQYDGTPGGYGMTEHNFTMVQLTDKGIELMAEYVHAVRDAIGYDIPLGMDHTGHFDVNTAIRLADRFERYNLAWLEDLVPWQHTDDWKEITKAINVPTMTGEDIYGLEAFRKLCDEDAVDLVQPDPATAGGILETKRIGDYAREKGKAMPLHYAGSPVGAMAAAHIAAATESFVALEYHASDVPFWNDLVKQDEPLMDRGWFHLTDKPGLGIEMDEKEMEKHLAKGEKLFAPTPEWNKKVAWDRTWS; encoded by the coding sequence ATGCGCGATGACGCACCCCGCACAGAGGCCTCGGACGCTCGCCCCAAGGTACGTCCCACCAGGCGCGACATGCTCAAGCTCTCGGCCGTCGGCCTTGGCGGACTCAGCCTGGGCGCCATGGCGTTCCACCCCATCGAGGAGCAGGTGGACTATGTGTCCCAGAAGGTCAACAGGGCTTCCAAGCCGTCGCAACTGAAGATCACTGACATGCGCGTCGCGGTCCTGGACGGTGTCCCGTTCTCCAGCCCCATCGTCCGCATCTCCACCAACCAGGGGATCTCCGGGTACGGCGAGGTACGCGACGACGCGGACAAGCGCTATGCCCTTGAGCTCAAGAGCCGCCTGTTGGGCGAGAATCCCTGCAACGTGGAGATGCTCTTCAAGCGCATCAAGCAGTTCGGGAACCACGGCCGGCGAGGGGGCGGGGTCTCCGGTGTGGAAATGGCGCTGTGGGACCTGGCGGGCAAGGCGTACGGCGTCCCCGTCTTCCAGATGCTCGGCGGTGCCTACCGCCGCAAGATCCGTCTCTACACCGACACGCCCGAGTCCGAGAATCCGAAGGTGTACGCACGCCGTATGAAGGAGCGCGTCGACAAGGGCTTCACCTTCCTGAAGATGGACCTGGGCCTGGAGTTGGTGGCGAAGACGAAGGGCACCATCGTCGGCGAGAGTTACTGGGACGGGAACCTGGGGCAGTACGACGGCACGCCCGGCGGGTACGGCATGACGGAACACAACTTCACCATGGTGCAGCTCACCGACAAGGGCATCGAGTTGATGGCCGAGTACGTGCACGCGGTGCGCGATGCCATCGGTTACGACATTCCCCTTGGCATGGACCACACAGGCCACTTCGACGTCAACACCGCGATCCGCCTGGCCGACCGCTTCGAGCGCTACAACCTCGCGTGGCTGGAGGACTTGGTGCCGTGGCAGCACACAGACGACTGGAAGGAGATCACCAAGGCCATCAACGTGCCAACGATGACCGGGGAGGACATCTACGGCCTTGAGGCCTTCCGCAAACTGTGCGATGAAGACGCCGTCGACCTCGTGCAGCCCGACCCGGCCACCGCCGGCGGCATCCTGGAAACCAAACGAATCGGCGACTACGCCCGCGAGAAGGGCAAGGCCATGCCCCTTCACTACGCCGGCTCGCCGGTGGGAGCCATGGCGGCCGCGCACATAGCGGCGGCGACCGAGAGCTTCGTCGCGCTGGAGTACCACGCGTCGGACGTTCCGTTCTGGAACGATCTCGTCAAGCAGGACGAACCGCTGATGGACAGGGGCTGGTTCCACCTCACCGACAAGCCGGGGCTCGGCATCGAGATGGACGAGAAGGAGATGGAGAAGCACCTCGCCAAGGGCGAGAAACTGTTCGCTCCCACACCCGAGTGGAACAAGAAGGTTGCCTGGGACCGGACCTGGAGCTGA
- a CDS encoding malonic semialdehyde reductase produces MSLLIDPAAQDLLFREARTANTFTEEPVSDAQLEAVYDLVKYGPTAFNANPLRIVVIRTPEARERLLAHMAEGNRHKTASAPLVAILATDHEFHAELPHLVPHAPDLKDAYFSERPVREEAAALNGALQAAYFLIGIRAAGLTAGPMTGYDADGLRKEFLDDDHAPLMVVNIGRPGPDAWFPRLPRLTYEQVVSTL; encoded by the coding sequence ATGAGCCTGCTGATCGACCCCGCTGCCCAGGACCTCCTCTTCCGTGAGGCGCGCACCGCGAACACCTTCACCGAGGAGCCGGTGTCCGACGCCCAACTGGAGGCGGTCTACGATCTGGTCAAGTACGGCCCGACCGCCTTCAACGCCAATCCCCTGCGCATCGTCGTGATCCGCACGCCGGAGGCGCGCGAGCGGCTGCTGGCTCACATGGCAGAGGGCAACCGGCACAAGACCGCCTCCGCGCCCCTGGTCGCGATCCTCGCCACCGACCACGAATTCCACGCGGAGCTGCCGCATCTGGTGCCTCATGCCCCCGACCTGAAGGACGCCTACTTCTCTGAGCGCCCCGTACGTGAGGAGGCTGCCGCACTGAACGGGGCGCTGCAGGCCGCCTACTTCCTGATCGGGATCCGCGCGGCCGGACTCACCGCCGGGCCCATGACCGGATACGACGCCGACGGCCTGCGCAAGGAGTTCCTTGACGACGACCACGCCCCGCTCATGGTCGTCAACATCGGTCGGCCCGGCCCCGATGCCTGGTTCCCGCGCCTGCCCCGACTGACCTACGAGCAGGTCGTATCGACGCTCTGA
- a CDS encoding MarR family transcriptional regulator, protein MADAVDQMAEQWRTERPDLAGQLESIELLARISRMQRVFDQHYKKLHDQFDLTLGEIDMLFTLRRSGPPYTLTPGAFVKAVMVTAGAITNRLDRMEAKGLVERVREGTDRRSVQIHLTEHGKTLADEVLAAHMQNYEEITAPLAPQERQLLNAELRRILEAHGDTTLG, encoded by the coding sequence ATGGCCGACGCGGTGGACCAGATGGCAGAGCAGTGGCGCACGGAACGGCCCGACCTGGCCGGCCAGCTGGAATCGATCGAACTGCTCGCACGCATCTCCCGCATGCAGAGAGTGTTCGACCAGCACTACAAGAAGTTGCACGATCAGTTCGACCTGACCCTCGGCGAGATCGACATGCTCTTCACGCTCCGCCGCTCCGGGCCTCCCTACACACTCACGCCCGGCGCGTTCGTGAAGGCGGTCATGGTGACCGCAGGCGCTATCACCAACCGGCTCGACCGCATGGAGGCCAAGGGCCTGGTCGAGCGGGTACGAGAAGGCACCGACCGGCGCTCGGTACAGATTCACCTCACCGAGCACGGCAAGACCCTCGCCGACGAAGTCCTCGCCGCTCACATGCAGAACTACGAAGAGATCACCGCTCCCCTAGCCCCACAGGAACGCCAACTCCTCAACGCAGAGCTGCGCAGGATCCTCGAAGCCCACGGCGACACCACTCTCGGCTGA
- a CDS encoding VOC family protein, giving the protein MSTIKQFQVTFDCAEPARLAGFWCEVLGYVVPPVPTGFATWEDYHRSLPPEDQAIYFACSDPSGEGPRLLFQRVPEGKVVKNRLHLDVRAGTGLVGAERLATLEAECARLVALGAVHVRTMRADGENESCIVMQDIEGNEFCLD; this is encoded by the coding sequence ATGTCAACGATCAAGCAGTTTCAAGTGACCTTCGACTGCGCGGAACCTGCGCGTCTCGCCGGCTTCTGGTGCGAGGTGCTGGGCTACGTCGTACCTCCGGTCCCGACGGGTTTCGCCACTTGGGAGGACTACCATCGCTCCCTGCCACCTGAGGATCAGGCGATCTACTTCGCGTGCAGTGATCCCTCGGGTGAAGGCCCGCGCCTGCTCTTCCAGCGCGTTCCCGAAGGAAAGGTCGTCAAGAACCGGCTGCATCTCGACGTGCGGGCCGGTACCGGGCTCGTGGGCGCGGAGCGTCTGGCCACGCTTGAAGCCGAATGTGCACGGCTGGTGGCGCTTGGTGCGGTACATGTGCGAACGATGCGTGCCGACGGCGAGAACGAGTCCTGCATCGTGATGCAGGACATTGAGGGCAACGAGTTCTGTCTCGACTGA